One segment of Balaenoptera ricei isolate mBalRic1 chromosome 8, mBalRic1.hap2, whole genome shotgun sequence DNA contains the following:
- the IL10RA gene encoding interleukin-10 receptor subunit alpha, translated as MLPRLIPQLAALLSLLLGSRAHELPRPSSVWFEAEFFYHVLHWTPIPNQSESTYYEVELLRYGVEPIYWKPIRNCSQTLVLSCDLTMQTLDLYHSNGYRARVRAVDGGQHSNWTSPNTRFSVDEVTLTVAGVKLEMRNGIILGVIQLPRPKMAPAGDTYESIFHNFREYEIEVRKVPGRYKSHDKIKHENFSLPVPRGVGEFCVRVKPSVSSRVNKEVWSKEECIVLTPQYFTVTNLSIFFTFVLLLYGALAVFLALQLYVQRRGKLPTVLVFKKPSPFSLIGQLSCPETQDTIHPLDEEAFPKVSPELRNSELHGSTDSGFSSAKPSLQTDEPQFLLPAPHPQAGGTLGKGATRLPENSCSSGGSKSTDSGICLQEPSLGPGAEPNWEPQVGSDSRDQDDSGIGLVRNSEAQPEGVQGGSALDHVSPLGPEVAAGEDPAAGAFQGYLKQTRCPEERAAEAGGLEEESSPTDGLGPKFRTCVDAEADWPLPALAKGYLKQDPPEMTLTPSGAPAGQWNPPTEDWSLLGLTSCGDLGTSDWSFAHDLAHLECVAAPGGLLGSFDSDLVALPLISSLHSSE; from the exons ATGCTGCCGCGCCTGATACCGCAGCTTGCGGCCCTCCTCAGCCTGCTCCTCGGCTCTCGCGCGCACG AACTGCCCAGACCTTCATCTGTGTGGTTTGAAGCAGAATTTTTCTACCACGTCCTCCACTGGACTCCCATCCCGAATCAGTCTGAAAGTACCTACTATGAAGTGGAGCTCCTGCG GTATGGAGTAGAGCCCATCTACTGGAAGCCCATCCGCAACTGTAGCCAGACCCTGGTGCTGTCCTGTGATCTCACCATGCAGACCCTGGACCTGTATCATAGCAATGGTTACCGAGCCAGAGTGCGGGCAGTGGACGGAGGCCAGCACTCAAACTGGACCTCTCCCAACACCCGCTTCTCTGTGGATGAAG TGACTCTGACAGTTGCCGGCGTGAAGCTAGAGATGCGCAATGGCATCATTCTTGGGGTGATCCAGCTCCCCAGGCCCAAGATGGCCCCTGCAGGCGACACATATGAAAGCATCTTCCACAACTTCCGGGAGTACGAGATTGAGGTTCGCAAGGTACCAGGACGATATAAG TCCCATGACAAGATAAAACATGAAAACTTTAGCCTCCCAGTCCCGAGAGGGGTGGGAGAGTTCTGTGTCAGGGTGAAACCATCTGTCAGCTCCCGAGTGAACAAGGAGGTCTGGTCCAAGGAGGAGTGCATCGTGCTCACCCCGCAGT ATTTCACCGTGACCAACCTCAGCATCTTCTTCACCTTTGTCCTGCTGCTCTACGGAGCCCTGGCTGTCTTCCTGGCCCTCCAGCTGTATGTGCAGCGCCGGGGGAAGCTGCCTACCGTCCTG GTCTTCAAGAAGCCCAGTCCCTTCAGCCTCATCGGCCAGCTTTCCTGCCCAGAGACCCAAGACACCATTCATCCCCTCGATGAGGAGGCCTTCCCCAAGGTgtccccagagctgaggaactCGGAGCTGCACGGCAGCACGGACAGCGGCTTCAGCAGTGCCAAGCCGTCCCTGCAGACTGATGAGCCCCAgttcctcctccccgccccccacccccaggctgggggTACTTTGGGAAAGGGGGCAACCCGGTTGCCGGAGAACAGCTGCAGTAGCGGCGGCAGCAAAAGTACAGACAGCGGGATCTGCTTGCAGGAGCCCAGCCTGGGTCCTGGCGCGGAGCCCAACTGGGAGCCGCAGGTGGGGAGCGACAGCCGGGACCAGGATGACAGTGGCATTGGCCTGGTCCGGAACTCTGAGGCGCAGCCTGAGGGTGTTCAGGGTGGCTCAGCTTTGGACCATGTTAGTCCCCTGGGACCGGAGGTGGCTGCGGGAGAAGACCCAGCCGCAGGGGCCTTCCAGGGCTACCTGAAGCAGACCCGGTGCCCGGAGGAGAGGGCAGCCGAGGCAGGCGGCCTGGAAGAAGAATCCTCCCCAACAGATGGCCTTGGCCCCAAATTCAGGACATGCGTGGATGCTGAGGCGGACTGGCCTCTACCAGCCCTGGCCAAGGGCTATTTGAAACAGGACCCCCCAGAAATGACTCTCACTCCCTCAGGGGCCCCAGCTGGACAGTGGAACCCACCAACTGAGGATTGGTCACTCCTGGGCTTGACCAGCTGTGGTGACCTTGGAACATCTGACTGGAGCTTTGCCCATGATCTTGCCCATCTGGAGTGTGTGGCAGCCCCAGGCGGTCTCCTGGGCAGCTTTGACTCAGACCTGGTCGCCCTGCCGCTGATCTCCAGCCTGCACTCAAGTGAGTGA